The genomic stretch GAATTGTATTATTTGGAGACACAGGATCCTTAGGAAACTGGGATTATAATAGAGTTATTCCTTTGTTTCAGACTGATTTTGGTCTTTGGGAAGTATCTGTTGAAATTCCCGAAAATGAATACATTCAGTTCAAATACTGTATTTACGATACGAAAGAAAATAGGGTAATAGATGTAGAAACTGGGGAAAATAGATTTACAGTACCTAATCCCTTACCGGATGTTTTACAGATTGTATCCAACCATTATTTCAGGTTTAAAGGATACCAGATGTACCATGATGCAGGCGTTGCCGTTCCTGTATTTTCCTTAAGGAGTATGGAAGGTTTTGGGGTAGGAGAGTTCTCAGATCTCAAAAAACTGGCAGACTGGACTAAGGAAACCAATCTTGGAATCATCCAGATTCTTCCTATTAATGATACTACAGCAAATTATTCGTGGACGGATTCTTATCCTTATGCAGCAGTGTCTGTATATGCTTTACATCCTCAATATATTTCTTTAGAAAAACTTGATTTTCCTTTACCGAAAGAATTAGTTAAAGAGTATCAAGCTGATAAAGAGGCTTTAAACGCTCTTGATCTTATCGATTATGAAAAAATGATCGAGGGAAAATGGAAGTATCTGAAAGCCGTTTTTCACGCAGAAAAAGATAAAATCTATAAGGACAGAAATTTCAAAAAGTTCATTAAAGATAATGAATACTGGTTGGTTCCTTATTCCGCATTTTGTGTCTTAAGGGATAAATACAAAACCCCTAATTTCAATGAGTGGAAAACTCATAAAAAATATATCGCAGGAAAGATCTCTCAGTTTTTTACAACGAAGAGCAAAGACTATGATCTTTCAATGCTGCATGCATGGGTACAGTATCAGCTTCATGTACAATTGAAAGATGCTGTAGATTATACCCATAGTCTTGGAGTTTCTTTAAAAGGAGATTTACCTATTGGAATCTATAGGTATTCTGTTGAAGCTTGGACGGAGCCTGAATTATTTGGAATGGATTTCCAGGCAGGGGCTCCACCAGATCAATTTACAGAGCTTGGACAAAACTGGGAATTTCCTACCTATAACTGGGAAGCAATGAAGGCAGATGATTACAGGTGGTGGAAAAACAGATTCAAAGCATTGGAACAGTATTTTGACGCCATGAGAATCGATCATATTCTAGGATTCTTTAGAATATGGAGGATGCCTATTTCTGCTGTGCAAGGGATTTTAGGATATTTTTATCCTGCGGTTCCTATTGTCTCTGATGAGTTTAAGGCCTGGCAGATTCCTTTTAATTTTGAAAGATATTGCAAGCCATTTATCAATAATGAAATTTTATGGAAATATTTTGCAGGAGACAGTGGAAAAGCTCTTGTATTTATGGACCGTAAAGAAGATGGAACTTATTCCTTTAAAGAAGAGTTTGATACCCAAAGAAAACTTGTAGATTTCTTTAAGAAAAAACCACAGGGTCCTCTTGAAGAAAAATTGATTTCTCTTTGTGCGAATGTTTTGTTTCTGCCGGAGCAAAGAAAAGGGGTAACAGTATATCATCCAAGGTTCAATGTCTATAATACGGAGTCTTATCAATATCTTCCGGAATCTGAACAGAAAAGTATTTATGATCTGTACCATGATTATTTCTTTAGAAGGCAGGATCATCTGTGGTACGAAAAAGCAATGGAGAAGCTTCCTGTAATCCTGAATGCTACGAAAATGTTGATTTGTGGTGAAGATTTAGGGATGGTTCCTGCCTGTGTACCGGTTGTCATGGATGAACTGGCTATTATAGCCCTAAAAGTTCAGCGGATGCCCGCAGAAAATATTCCATTCTATGATCCAAGATATGCCAATTATATGAATGTGGTTACTGCTTCTTCCCATGACAGCTCAACCCTGAGACAATGGTGGAAAGAAGATCCGGATTTGACTCAGAGGTACTTTAACCAACAATTGGTTCAATATGGAAAAGCACCTGCAGAACTTACTCCAGATCTGGCAGAGATTATCATGAAGCAGCATTTGTATAATGAATCAATGCTGGCTATCTTCCCAATTCAGGAATTCCTGGCTACAGATGCAAGACTTACCAATCCTAAAATGGATAACGAGAGGATTAATAATCCGGCGGTATTTCCTCATTACTGGCGTTATAGAATGCATATAAAGCTGGAAGATCTAAAGGAACAGAAGCTTTTCAACGAAAAAATAGGCAATTGGATAAAAGATAGTGGTAGAGTATAAATTTAACACTTGATTATCAGTTAGTTAACTATATTTTAAAAGAAGTTTGATCTAAAGATTTAACTTCTTTTTTTTATTTGAATCAAAAAGATAGAATTAAGATATTCTGCTATATATTAACCAATTAACGACTATAAAAGATGAAAAAAATATTTTTGGGATTAGCTTTTGGGTTGGGTGTTTTGACATCTGCTCAGCAGTATCCGAATAATGGTTGGGGTGATGATGGTTATTATCAGAATGGCAATGGCTATTATGGCGATGAAGATGACAGAAATTATTTCCCTGATGATTATTATTATAACTATCCTCAGGACTATTATCCAGGTGATTATTACCAAAGCTATTATAACGATTACAGAAACAGTATTATCAATATCGATTGGAACGGGTTCTTTGTTCAAAACAGATTAACCCGTTGGCAGGTAGATCAGATCCTAAGATTGAATAACCTGTATGCAAGTTTCACAGCTTGGGATAATTTCTACAGATATAATCCGGACAGATGGTATTACGATAGATTCTATGCTTTGGAAAGAATTATGGGACCAAGGGTTTTTGTCGTTTTCCAGAATAATTATTACAGAGGAGTGAGTCCTGTTGTATACTTCCAAAATTACAGAAGAACCTATTATACTCCAAGATATGCTGTAATGCCAAGATATAGAAATGTAAATATCAATATTTACAGAGTAGACCGTTCAAGATTCAGAAGAATTGATAACCCTACGTTTGATGTTATCAAAGGCAGCAGCAGGCCGGATAATGGTTTTAGAAATTCAGGAGGATCAAATGGTGGTTTCAGAAATAACAATTCCGGCGGTTTTAGAGAAAGCTCCGATAATAATGGTTTTAGAAGAAATTCCGATAAGGGAGGTTTCAGAAATAGCAATTCCGGAGGGTTTAGAGGAAACTCTGATAACAATGGATTCAGAGGAAATCCCGATCACGGTGGTTTTAGAAATAGTTCCGGTGGATTTAGAGGTAATAATGAAGTAAGAAGGGAAGCGACCCCTGCTCCGTCCAGAGAAAATAATGGTGGATTCAGAGGAAACAGTGGTGGGTTCAGACAAGAAAGATCTGAAAATTCTTCACCAAGTCGTGGTAATAGTGGAGGCTTTAGAGGAAGCTTGGTAAGGAATTAATTTTCATATATTATATTTAAGTGGTGTGAAGGACAGGTTTTTATAATCTGTCCTTTTTTTTGTTTATGGTTATTTTATTTTTGTTAAAATTTAACATTATTTATGAATTTGTTAATTTAACCTAAGGTTTGATAGTTAATCAAAAAGATATAATAACAATTAATTAAATTTTAAAAAGATGAAAAAATTAGTTTTAGCAATAGCATTTATCGGAATGGGAGGTTTTGCGATGGCACAACAGACAACACCTCAGGATAGGGAAGCAAGAAGAGCAGAAATGCAGCAAAAAATGCAACAAAAAGAACAGGAGCATCTTGTACAGATGCAAAAAGATCTTAACCTCAATGCCACACAAGTCGCACAAGTAAAAGCATTGCAAGAAAAAAGAAAAGCCGAAATGAAAGCTGATTTTGAAAAGAATAAAGAAGTAAGACAGGCTAAAATGGAAGAAATGAAGGCCAAAAGAGCACAAATGGACGCTGATATGAAAAAAATTCTTACTCCTGATCAATATGATAAATGGCAGGCTGACAGAAAAAACAAAATGGAACAGAAGAGAATGGCAATGAAGGATAGAAGAATGATGAAAAAGCCGATGAATACAGCTGCTCCTGAAGTAAAATAACTATTTATAATTTTGATTTTTTAATGTGTGAAGGATGGATGATTTTCCATCCTTTTTGTATTAATTTTCCGTAAAACTTTTGATTTAGGGCTTTTATTCCCTATTTTTGACTATAAATTTAATACTTATGGTTAGCGAAAAAATTGCAAAATTAATTAACGAACAGATTGCCCACGAACAATACGCCGCTCAATATTATCTTTCAATGTCTGCATGGTTTTCAGGAAAAGACCTTGATGGAATTGCTAACTACTTCAGAGTACAAAGCAAGGAAGAATTAATGCATGCTGATAAAATGTTTGATTACCTGAATGACGTAGGAGGAGAAATTATCATTGGAGAAATTCCAAAACCACCACATGAGTTCGAAAGTGCAACAGATATTTTTGAAAAAGCATTGGCACATGAGAAAATTGTAACTAAAAGTATTTTCAATATTGTAAAGAATGCCAATGAAGAGGGAGATTTTGCGACAACATCGTTCCTGCAGTGGTTCATAAACGAACAAGTAGAAGAGGAAGCTAGTGCTTCTCAATATGTAACAAAAATCAAAATGGTTTGCGATAATCCATCTGCATTATACCTTTTTGACCAGGAATTATCACAAAGAGTATTTACTCCTGATACAACTGCTTAAAACTTAAAAAGTTTTTAACAATAAAAAACCGCTATCATAAAGAATAGCGGTTTTTTTATGGAGATACTTTTATAGCATGGCTACTGTTGATACTGTATAATGAAAACACGGCAGCAATACTCAACAGGTAAAAAAATGATAAAATAACCAGTTTTTTGCTATTTCCTGTTTTATGTCGGATTGAAAAAATCTGTATCATTAAAAATAGAGGGTATATGAGGGTAACCACCGCAAAGAAAGCGAATAACCAGGTCATCATTAAAGAAAATAGACTTTGAAGATCGACCGTTTCAAGGCTTCTGTTAAAATAAACATGAGCTGTTTTATCCCAATAATAAATGATGGTTAAAGTAATGAAAATACTGAAACATATCCATTGAATATTGAATAAAATCTTCCAGTTTTTAATGATAAAATTTTTAAACATCTCTATGGTGTTCCAAATATTTATTTATTCTGTCTGAATCTCTGTATTCTGATAGCAGCAATAAAAGTGATGGCCCCTATAAAAAGACTCAGGAAAAAAGATTTCACCAAACTTTCTGTAGGCATGTATCTAAAACCTTCATCGGTTATGGGAGGATCAAGATAATCTAGAATATTGAATATAACAATTCCGGATAAGGCCGTGGTAATGACACTTATAAAAAATGAGATAAAATAAATTTTCATGGTTATATCATTAATACTTGTGTTGGTTTTTAAGCTCGTTATTTTACATTTTCCAGGAGTTTTTTTAGTTGACGAAAGATACAGCTTAATCTATCGTTTCCGGATATTTAACCTGCATTTTTATGATATTTTATTGTAATTCAATGAGATTTTTGATGGAAAGGGAGGTTTACAGATAAATAATCTGAGTTTTAAGAACTTTTTTCCCCAATCTTTCCAGAATATTTTTGTAACCCTGTACCTGTTCTTCATCTTTGCCTTTCTCTTCACCGGTTTTAAAATCTACAATGAAATAACCTTCTTCACTTTTAAGAATACGATCGGGTCTTGAGATATGACTTTCTCCGTTTTCAGAGATCATGATATCTTTTTCGTTAATAACTTCCCATTTTTCATCAAAGAATTCCGAATAAGTTTTGACAATCTCCTGTAAAGTGATCTGTATTTCATTCTTCTCTTCCAGGGTAATCTGCCCCTCCAAAGCATAACCTTCCAGTACTTTGTTGATATCTTTCTCTGTGTTGATCTTAGATAAAAGTTCATGTACAAAAAGTCCGATCCTTACTTTTTCGTTGCGAACCTGATAGTTTTTGGATGGTGTTGCAATTTTGATGGAAGTACTTTTTTCATTTACATTTTTCAGATTCTGAATATTCTGGGTTTTGAAAGATGATGTCTTGGTCTGAGAATGCTTTTTTAGCATTTCAGGGTTCACTTCATACAGATCAAATGAATCTGCGTTTTCTGTATTTTTGGTTTGAATGAATTCTAAGAGTTCAAGATTATTCGAAGTCTTATTCGCTTTTTGAAGATAGAAAAATAACTGTTCAACGGGTCTTGTAGTTGCCACATACTGCAGACACAATCTGTCAATTAGATTTTTATAAGAATTCTTTTTATTAAATTTTTGAATTTCCTCATCATAAACCTCAAGATTCTTACTGAATTGGTTGATGTTCACTGATTTTAAAGCATCGTTTTCATTTGTTTCAAACCAGTTGGTAAACT from Chryseobacterium indologenes encodes the following:
- a CDS encoding ferritin, with translation MVSEKIAKLINEQIAHEQYAAQYYLSMSAWFSGKDLDGIANYFRVQSKEELMHADKMFDYLNDVGGEIIIGEIPKPPHEFESATDIFEKALAHEKIVTKSIFNIVKNANEEGDFATTSFLQWFINEQVEEEASASQYVTKIKMVCDNPSALYLFDQELSQRVFTPDTTA
- a CDS encoding 4-alpha-glucanotransferase; the encoded protein is MKLYFNVGYIVKAGENLQLVIREEGAAAHIHTMFCAENGLWKCEVDYFSKSISYQYRVVNEKGNVLRDEFVQHYLNFPHNYKEFIIFDEWNNKNFPENYLNNKILYNKLHNFSPEKSAILKKHTHLFRLEAPIYNPDWRIVLFGDTGSLGNWDYNRVIPLFQTDFGLWEVSVEIPENEYIQFKYCIYDTKENRVIDVETGENRFTVPNPLPDVLQIVSNHYFRFKGYQMYHDAGVAVPVFSLRSMEGFGVGEFSDLKKLADWTKETNLGIIQILPINDTTANYSWTDSYPYAAVSVYALHPQYISLEKLDFPLPKELVKEYQADKEALNALDLIDYEKMIEGKWKYLKAVFHAEKDKIYKDRNFKKFIKDNEYWLVPYSAFCVLRDKYKTPNFNEWKTHKKYIAGKISQFFTTKSKDYDLSMLHAWVQYQLHVQLKDAVDYTHSLGVSLKGDLPIGIYRYSVEAWTEPELFGMDFQAGAPPDQFTELGQNWEFPTYNWEAMKADDYRWWKNRFKALEQYFDAMRIDHILGFFRIWRMPISAVQGILGYFYPAVPIVSDEFKAWQIPFNFERYCKPFINNEILWKYFAGDSGKALVFMDRKEDGTYSFKEEFDTQRKLVDFFKKKPQGPLEEKLISLCANVLFLPEQRKGVTVYHPRFNVYNTESYQYLPESEQKSIYDLYHDYFFRRQDHLWYEKAMEKLPVILNATKMLICGEDLGMVPACVPVVMDELAIIALKVQRMPAENIPFYDPRYANYMNVVTASSHDSSTLRQWWKEDPDLTQRYFNQQLVQYGKAPAELTPDLAEIIMKQHLYNESMLAIFPIQEFLATDARLTNPKMDNERINNPAVFPHYWRYRMHIKLEDLKEQKLFNEKIGNWIKDSGRV